The proteins below are encoded in one region of Carettochelys insculpta isolate YL-2023 chromosome 32, ASM3395843v1, whole genome shotgun sequence:
- the LOC142004683 gene encoding dehydrogenase/reductase SDR family member 4-like → MWGRLAGPGSVWGSLRAMGTAGPSRGVLAGKVALVTASTEGIGFAVAQRLAQDGAHVVLSSRKQANVDRAVAELQAQNLSVSGTVCHVGSAEDRERLVATALERHGGIDILVSNAAVNPVVGSALEASESVWNKILQINVTATAVLVGLVVPHMEKRGGGSIVLVSSIAGFSPFPGLGPYSVSKTALLGLTKVLAPELGPHNIRINCLAPGLIQTKFSAALWKDEAVKEKMMETLRVQRLGDPSDCAGIVSFLCSPDASYISGETMVVAGGAPSRL, encoded by the exons ATGTGGGGCCGGCTGGCGGGGCCGGGCTCCGTGTGGGGCTCGCTGCGGGCCATGGGCACGGCCGGGCCGAGCCGAGGGGTCCTGGCCGGGAAGGTGGCCCTAGTTACCGCTTCCACCGAGGG GATCGGGTTCGCTGTGGCCCAGCGGCTGGCGCAGGATGGGGCCCACGTGGTGCTGAGCAGCCGGAAACAGGCCAACGTGGATCGGGCCGTGGCTGAGCTGCAGGCCCAGAACCTGAGCGTGTCCGGCACCGTCTGCCACGTGGGcagcgccgaggaccgcgagcgccTGGTGGCCACG GCCCTGGAGCGTCACGGGGGGATCGACATCCTGGTGTCCAATGCCGCCGTGAACCCCGTGGTGGGCAGCGCGCTGGAGGCTAGCGAGTCCGTGTggaacaag ATCCTGCAGATCAACGTGACGGCCACGGCGGTGCTGGTCGGCCTGGTCGTACCCCACATGGAGAAACGGGG ggGCGGCTCCATCGTGCTGGTCTCCTCCATCGCGGGGTTCTCCCCCTTCCCG GGCCTGGGTCCCTACAGCGTCAGCAAGAcggccctgctggggctcacCAAGGTGCTGGCCCCCGAGCTCGGCCCCCACAACATCCGCATCAACTGCCTGGCGCCCGGCCTCATCCAGACCAAGTTCAGCGCCGcc ctctggaaggaCGAGGCCGTAAAGGAGAAAATGATGGAGACCCTCAGAGTACAAAG gctgggggacccCTCCGACTGCGCCGGGATCGtctccttcctctgctcccccGACGCCAGCTACATCAGCGGGGAGAccatggtggtggctgggggagccccTTCGCGGCTCtga